A genomic stretch from Candidatus Dormiibacterota bacterium includes:
- a CDS encoding ATP-dependent Clp protease ATP-binding subunit, which yields MYPFERFTERAKKVLTLAQEEAERSHHSYIGTEHLLLGLLREGEGLAAKVLNNLGVEINKVRATIESVLGRNERSIVQQIVPTSRVKKVIEISFEEARRMGNNYIGTEHLLLGLLMEGEGIAAHVLEDLGANLEKTRGEIDRLLNESGPNEEATTAKKPSKTPLLDQFCRDLTDLAAKNTLDPVIGRETEIERVVQILSRRTKNNPALIGEPGVGKTAIAEGLAQQIVLGNIPESLRGKRVLTLDMGALVAGTKYRGEFEERLKRMLDEIRSSGEVVLFIDELHTLVGAGAAEGAIDAANILKPALARGEIQCIGATTLNEYRKYIEKDAALERRFQPVFVDEPSLIETISILHGLKSLYEKHHRVTVTDKAIKAAAELSVRYVSDRSLPDKAIDLMDEASARVRMKLTTTPPEMKTMQKEIRDLQIKKEDAIVNQDYETAASFRDKEKKLKDKYVKEELEWRDKLGATVPEVNEEHIAEIVSAWTGVPVSRLVEEESARLLRMEDEIHARLIGQDDAVKLISQAVRRARAGLKDARRPIGSFIFLGPTGVGKTELARQLARFLFDNEDAIVRLDMSEFMERHTTARLVGSPPGYVGYDEGGQLTEAIRRRPYSVVLFDEIEKAHPEVFNMLLQILEDGRLADAKGKQVNFANTIVIMTSNIGVSNLQQATTSMGFQPAMPSTSQEEKEHGKMREKIMDELKKTFRPEFLNRVDAVVVFKALSPAEMRQIVDLLVIKVAQRLEEHEMKLEVTSEAKDFLAKEGYDKLYGARPLRRVIQRLIEDPLSETLLTTKFGAGDSVLVEIAEGQIKLTPIITPREPKAEKPEKPEKPPKEPVGGKGTGES from the coding sequence ATGTATCCGTTTGAACGCTTCACGGAGCGAGCGAAGAAGGTCCTGACGTTGGCCCAGGAAGAGGCCGAGCGCTCGCACCATTCCTACATCGGCACCGAGCACCTGCTTCTGGGACTGCTGCGGGAAGGCGAGGGGCTGGCCGCCAAGGTCCTGAACAACCTGGGCGTCGAGATCAACAAGGTCCGCGCCACCATCGAGTCGGTGCTGGGCCGCAACGAACGCAGCATCGTCCAGCAGATCGTCCCGACTTCGCGGGTGAAGAAGGTGATCGAGATCTCCTTCGAGGAAGCCCGCCGGATGGGCAACAACTACATCGGCACCGAGCACCTGCTGCTCGGACTGCTGATGGAAGGTGAGGGGATCGCCGCCCATGTCCTCGAGGACCTGGGCGCCAACCTGGAAAAGACCCGCGGCGAGATTGATCGCCTGCTCAATGAGAGCGGCCCGAACGAGGAAGCAACCACCGCCAAGAAGCCCTCGAAAACACCGCTGCTCGACCAATTCTGCCGTGACCTGACGGACCTGGCCGCCAAGAACACCCTGGATCCGGTCATTGGCCGCGAGACCGAGATCGAGCGGGTGGTCCAGATCCTGTCGCGGCGCACCAAGAACAACCCCGCCCTCATCGGGGAGCCCGGCGTTGGCAAGACCGCCATTGCGGAGGGCCTGGCGCAGCAGATCGTCCTGGGCAATATCCCCGAGTCGCTTCGCGGCAAGCGCGTGCTCACCCTCGACATGGGCGCTTTGGTCGCGGGCACCAAGTACCGCGGCGAGTTCGAGGAGCGCCTCAAGAGGATGCTCGACGAGATCCGTTCGAGCGGTGAGGTCGTGCTGTTCATCGACGAGCTGCACACCCTGGTCGGCGCCGGTGCCGCCGAAGGTGCGATCGACGCCGCCAACATCCTCAAGCCGGCGCTGGCCCGCGGCGAGATCCAATGCATCGGCGCGACCACGCTCAATGAGTACCGCAAGTACATCGAAAAGGACGCGGCGCTGGAGCGCCGCTTCCAGCCAGTCTTCGTCGATGAGCCATCGCTGATCGAGACCATCTCGATCCTGCACGGCTTGAAGAGCCTTTACGAGAAGCACCACCGGGTCACGGTCACCGACAAGGCGATCAAGGCCGCGGCCGAGCTCTCGGTGCGCTACGTCTCCGACCGGTCGTTGCCGGACAAGGCGATCGACCTGATGGACGAGGCTTCAGCGCGCGTGCGCATGAAGCTGACCACCACCCCGCCCGAGATGAAGACCATGCAGAAAGAGATCCGCGACCTTCAGATCAAGAAGGAAGACGCGATCGTCAACCAGGACTACGAGACGGCGGCTTCCTTCCGCGACAAGGAGAAGAAGCTCAAGGACAAGTACGTCAAGGAAGAGTTGGAGTGGCGCGACAAGCTCGGCGCGACGGTTCCCGAGGTCAACGAGGAGCACATCGCCGAGATCGTCAGCGCCTGGACCGGCGTGCCCGTTTCCCGGCTGGTCGAGGAGGAGTCCGCCCGCCTGCTCCGTATGGAAGACGAAATCCACGCCAGGCTGATCGGCCAGGACGACGCCGTCAAGCTGATCTCCCAGGCAGTGCGTCGCGCGCGGGCCGGCCTCAAGGACGCACGGCGTCCGATCGGTTCGTTCATTTTCCTTGGACCGACCGGGGTTGGGAAGACCGAGCTCGCCCGGCAGCTGGCCCGGTTCCTCTTCGACAACGAGGATGCCATCGTCCGCCTCGATATGTCGGAGTTCATGGAACGGCACACGACCGCGCGGCTGGTCGGCTCGCCGCCCGGCTACGTCGGCTACGACGAGGGCGGTCAGCTGACCGAGGCGATCCGTCGCCGGCCCTACTCGGTGGTCCTGTTCGATGAGATCGAAAAGGCGCATCCGGAAGTCTTCAACATGCTGCTCCAGATCCTGGAGGACGGCCGGCTTGCCGACGCCAAAGGCAAGCAGGTCAACTTCGCGAACACGATCGTGATCATGACTTCGAACATCGGTGTCTCGAACCTGCAGCAGGCGACGACCTCGATGGGCTTCCAGCCGGCGATGCCGAGCACCAGCCAGGAAGAGAAAGAGCACGGCAAGATGCGCGAGAAGATCATGGACGAGCTGAAGAAGACCTTCCGGCCCGAATTCTTGAACCGGGTGGATGCGGTGGTCGTCTTCAAGGCACTCTCGCCCGCCGAGATGCGGCAGATCGTCGATCTGCTGGTCATCAAGGTGGCGCAGCGCCTCGAGGAGCACGAGATGAAGCTCGAGGTCACGAGCGAGGCCAAGGATTTCCTGGCCAAGGAAGGCTACGACAAGCTCTACGGCGCCCGCCCGCTGCGCCGCGTGATCCAGCGCCTGATCGAAGACCCACTGTCCGAGACGCTGCTCACCACCAAGTTCGGCGCCGGCGACTCGGTCCTCGTGGAGATCGCTGAAGGCCAGATCAAGCTGACGCCGATCATCACGCCGCGCGAGCCGAAGGCCGAGAAGCCGGAAAAGCCCGAGAAGCCGCCGAAGGAACCTGTTGGCGGCAAGGGCACTGGTGAAAGCTAA